In Spirochaetota bacterium, the genomic window ATGGTAAATAGTTACTATGACAAACTGTCTTACATACAATCATACCAGAGAGATATAAAAAATCTTGAGTTCCTAAGAAATCTTGAGATAGAATTTCAGAAAGATAGACTGGATAAGGAAGTGTTTTTGACCTTGAGTAGAACTGATATATCTGAAGACAGTATAGCGAAGGTTCTTAAGAATATTAGCAACAATTTTGCATCATCTTTGGGGAGGATAAGTAATTATTATGATAGTCTTATAGAAGAAAGGATATCAAACATACAGGAATTGAGAAGAGCGGTTCAAGAGTTAAAACCTCAAATTTTGGCTCTATCACCTGAACTGTTGGTATCTCAAAGGAGGATAGTTGATATAGAGGTTTCCAAAGAAAGAAGATACAATCAAAAAAATTTAAGAACTCTTGTATCAAATTACAACAGATATCTTAACTATCAGAACGAGTATTTTAGCAATCTAGTAGATACTTTGACGATGAGATATAATCCTATATTTAAAGATCAGAGAGTAATTAGTATAATTGATAATACTAAACCTACAAGGTACAACTACAGCAATCTATATGAATTACCACTTCTTGATAGTGAAATATCAAATTATGTGAATGAGATTGTTGAGAGGATACTGAATAGGAAACTGATAATGGATGAGATTAGCAAGATACCATTCACTAACTCTCTTCCATCAGCAATCCGAAGTCAAGAAGATATTTATGAGGGAATTTTGGTTCTATACGAGAGTATTACAAGAAGGTATCTAGACCATTTCAATGCTACTAACTCTTATCTTATCAAAAAATTAGGAACTCTGAATTATTTTGTAATGTCTTATTTAAGAAGCCTTAGGAATGCAGATGGTTGTGTTGTTGATAGTAGAGACAAGACGAATATTCTTGTTGTGCTAAAAGAAGAATTTACTAACAGTTCATACAGTTTATCATTTTTCAAACAAGGTGCAAAAGAACCTTTCGCTAGGGGAGTAGGTATCTATTCAGATGGTTTCTATGTTGTTAGTAGAATAACCTATCTTACCAATCAGACATTACTTCCTATGGATATAGTTATGGTGAGTAGGTAGTATTTCATACATTCCATCTAATATAAATTTGTTCCAGATTACATTTTAGAAATTATATTTTGAAGTTCCTGACATATTCTCATCTAGGATAGAAATTCGCTATGAAGTGAGAGATACTCATTTCTAGTAGGGATAGGCTTGATTTCACTAGAAGTTTATGTTTTAAGGTTTCTAGAAAAGTAATCTAAAAATCATAGAAAATGAACTTATGAGAAAGATGAGAGTTTTCTTCTCGGCTGGTGAAGTTTCTGGTGATCTAAGTGCTTCTGAGGTAATAAGGGAACTTACAAAAGTTGGTGTAGAGTGTGTTGGAATAGGGGGCAGGAAGATGGAGGAAGCAGGAATGGTTAATATAACTAAAACTGATGAGAGTATAACGAGTTCGGTAGGTTTTGTTGAATCGCTAAAATTCGTTCCTTACAAACTCTTCTTACTTAGTAGAGTGAAAAGGTATCTTAAGGATAATAAGCCAGATTTAGTGTTTCTTGTAGATAATCAAGGTTTTAACATACTACTTGCGAGAGTGTCAAAGGAACTTGGCTTGAAAGTATTTTACTATTTTCCGCCGATGGTATCAGTTTGGGGGGAGAATACGAAGTATAAAGTTGCTAAATACTGCGATAAAATAATATGCACTTTTAGAAATGACTATGATATTTATAAACAAGTTTCAGATGGTGCTGTATATGTAGGGCTACCATTTATTGACAGAATTTCAAGAAACTACTCTTCAAAGGATAAATACAAAAATTTCTTTAAAGAAGGAACTAAAAAAATTCTTCTCTTGCCCGGTAGTAGAGAACAAGAGGTTAGAACGCTTTTGAGACCTATTTTAGATGTTGTCAAACTGATTTTATCAGGTGAAACGAGTATAGACCCTACTAGAGTGGAATTCTACACGATCATAGCACATCCTACTTATAGAGATTACATAGTTGGAATGATTGGGGATATGAAATTGGAGAATACTGTGAAAGTTTTTGATAACAACAACGATTATGCTTTACTAGATGTTTGTGACCTTGCAGTTTCGGCATCAGGAACTATAACGCTAGAACTTGCCTTACTTAAAAAGCCAACAATAGTTGTTTATAAAGTATCAAGGCTAACATTTGAAATAGGTAAGAGATTAGTGAAAGCAAAGTATATATCCTTACCTAACATACTCCTAGGAGAGAAATTATTTCCTGAACTACTACAAGATGATGTTAATGCCAAGGTCATAGTAAAGTATGTTGAAAAGATCTTTAACGATAGAGATACTTATATAAATCTAGAAAACAGAGTCAAAAAACTAGTGGATAGTTCAGGAACCGTTGATAGGATTGTTAAAATAGTAGTTGATAATTTATCTTCTTAATTGAAGTTTATTCTCTTCAGATTTGTTATAGGTATCCTATCCAGTCATATTCTGTTATGAGATAATTGTTCTGAAGATACTGGTTTGAATAAAAGTTTTCCATTTTTTGTTTCAATGAGACCTCTTCGCATTTCCATAACTGTGAAATATTTTGACTTTAGGACATCCTTTAGATAGTTGAACCCTATCCAAGGATCAACATCATCCCCGCAAGTAAAGAGATCAACAGCAGCAAATCCGTATTCGGGCCATGTGTGTATGGATAAGTGTGATTCTGCAATAACTACCACTCCGCTAACACCAAAGGGACTAAAGTGATGAAAAGTGTTGTTTATAACTGTCGCTCCTGATAGTTCTGCTGCCTTGACCATAGCAGCACTAATCTGTTCAACACTGTCAAGCACATCTGCATCACAATCGTAATACTCAACAAGCAAATGCCTACCAAGAGAGTTTATCCTTTCCATCTCTACCTCTCACCTCCCTAAAAATTTTTATAGGTAGAATTTTAATAAAGTTTTTACCTACTCTCAAATTCACTAAAAAATTTGTTTTGTCTAACAAGTTTCTAGTTTTCCATAAGAGTTAGAGATCAGTTCTAGTAAAATATACAAGTTTGGTATAATTTTTAATGACCATACAAAGGTATGAGATGTAATTAATAAAATTTTGATGTAGTTGTAGGAGTTTGTTATGAATGTAGAGGAACTAAAGGATATATACCAGAAGCAAAACGATGTTTTGAGTAAGTATAAGCATAGGATATTGATATGTGGGGGTGCGAGTTGTCACTCATTAGGTAGTGTCTCTTTTAAGAAGATAGTTGAGGATGTTTTGGCGAAGTACGACTTAAAGGATAGTGTTGCTGTTGTGAATGTTGGTTGCCTTGGTCTTTGTGGTAAGGGGCCTCTTGTTAAAATTGAACCGGAAGGGATTATATACACTAATGTTTCTGTTGA contains:
- the lpxB gene encoding lipid-A-disaccharide synthase, whose amino-acid sequence is MRKMRVFFSAGEVSGDLSASEVIRELTKVGVECVGIGGRKMEEAGMVNITKTDESITSSVGFVESLKFVPYKLFLLSRVKRYLKDNKPDLVFLVDNQGFNILLARVSKELGLKVFYYFPPMVSVWGENTKYKVAKYCDKIICTFRNDYDIYKQVSDGAVYVGLPFIDRISRNYSSKDKYKNFFKEGTKKILLLPGSREQEVRTLLRPILDVVKLILSGETSIDPTRVEFYTIIAHPTYRDYIVGMIGDMKLENTVKVFDNNNDYALLDVCDLAVSASGTITLELALLKKPTIVVYKVSRLTFEIGKRLVKAKYISLPNILLGEKLFPELLQDDVNAKVIVKYVEKIFNDRDTYINLENRVKKLVDSSGTVDRIVKIVVDNLSS
- the speD gene encoding adenosylmethionine decarboxylase — its product is MERINSLGRHLLVEYYDCDADVLDSVEQISAAMVKAAELSGATVINNTFHHFSPFGVSGVVVIAESHLSIHTWPEYGFAAVDLFTCGDDVDPWIGFNYLKDVLKSKYFTVMEMRRGLIETKNGKLLFKPVSSEQLSHNRI